Part of the Faecalibacterium duncaniae genome, AGCATGTGGGTGGGCATATCGTGGGGGGTGTCGATGCGCATGGTGCGGAACTTGAGGATATTGAAATGCTGTTTGTGGATGCCCACCCGCTTCTGCCTGAAAAAGATCGGTCCCGGGGAATCGATTTTGATGGCAAGGCAGAGGATGAGCAGCAGCGGCGAGAGCACGATCATGCCGCAGAGGGACAGAATGACCGCCAGCAGCCGCTTGATGCCGTTTCGATACATGGAAGATCCTCCCTTTTCAGAGTACCTTTTATTATAGCAAGCCCTTCGACAGTTTGCAATCCATTCCGTGCAGTTTCACGCCCGAGGGGCTCAGGCAGGTGCAGCAGAAGTATTGGCTGTTGCGCAGACCACAAAACGCCTGTTTTGTTGCATTATTTATCCTGTTTTCTCTCTTGTTCCGGAACGATTTCTGCCGTATCATTACAGTAACCACTCTATCTGAAACAGGAGGTCTATTCTGTGATCCAGCGTTTTTCTTTCGGGCATCCCTTCCCCACCCAGAGCGTTGTGCTGTCTCTTCCGGCGGAAAGCGGCCCCGTTCCCTTTCTGACTCCCGATGGCACCGGCTGGCGGTTCACCCTCAGTGAGCAGGCTGCCGTCTACGGTCTGGGCGAAATGCCCCGCGGCATCAACAAGCGCGGCTGGCACTACATCACCAACAACACCGACGAATCCCGCCACAGCGAGGACAAGCTTTCCTTCTATGGTGCGCACAATTTCCTGCTGGTGCGGGATGGCAGCACCTGCTTTGGCCTGTTCGTGGATTTCCCGGGCAAGGTGTATTACGACATCGGCTATACCCGCCACGATCTATTCTCTTTCCACACCGAGACTCCCGACTATGATCTGTATCTCCTCTCCGGCGGGAACGAGAATGCGATCTGCAAGGAGTTCCGCACCCTCATCGGCCGCAGCTATATCCCACCCAAGTGGGCATTCGGTCTGGCACAGAGCCGCTGGGGCTACAAGACTGAGGAGGACGTGCGGGAGGTTGCACGCCAGTACAAGGAGCACGACCTGCCGCTGGACATGATCTGCATGGACATCGAGTATATGCAGGACTATGCCGATTTCACCGTAAACAAGGAACGTTTTCCTGACCTTGCGAAGCTCTCCGCCGACCTGAAAGCGCAGGGCATCCGTCTGGTGCCCATCATCGATGCAGGCGTACGCATCGACCCCAACGACCCCACCTGCACCGAAGGGCTGGAAAAAGGATACTTCTGCACAAAGGCCGATGGAACCCCCTTTGTGGCGGCAGTCTGGCCCGGCAAGGCCTACTTTGCCGACTTCCTGCGCCCTGAGGTGCGGGAGTGGTTCGGCCACAAATACAAGGCCCTGACCGACTGCGGCATCGAGGGCTTTTGGAACGATATGAATGAGCCCTCCCTCTTCTACTCACCCGAGCGGCTGCGCGCTTTTCTGAACGATATGGCCGCCCTGCGGGAGAAGGACAACATTGAGCAGGAGGAGTTTTTCCCGCGCGTGGTGGGCGGTGCCATGGGACTGATGAACAGCCCGGCAGACTACGCCAGCTTCTACCACGAGGTGGACGGCCAGAAGGTGCGCCACGATCAGGTCCACAACCTCTACGGCGGCAGCATGACCCGCGCCGCTGGCGAGGCCTTTGCCGACCTGCGCCCGGGCCAGCGCACCCTGCTTTACAGCCGCTCCAGCTTCATTGGCAGCCACCGCTATGGCGGCATCTGGCTGGGCGACAACAATTCCAGCTGGGCCCAGCTGCTGGCCAACATCCAGATGATGCCCAGTGTCCAGATGTGCGGTTTCCTGTACAGCGGTGCCGACCTCTGCGGCTTCTCCTCCGATACCACGCCGGATCTTGCCCTGCGCTGGCTTGAGTTCGGTCTGCTCACCCCGCTGATGCGCAACCACTCCGCAGTTGGCACCCGGATGCAGGAATACTACCGCTTCCCCGAGGTGCTGCCCGCTGTGCGCAATATGATCCGTCTGCGCTACGCCCTGCTGCCCTACCTGTACAGCGAATTTATGAAGGCCGCGCTGGAAAACACCAGCTACTTCCGGCCGTTGGCCTTCGACTACCCGGATGACCCCGATGCCCGGGAGGTGGAAGATCAGCTTCTGCTGGGCGAGGGCCTGATGGCAGCGCCTGTCTATGTCCAGAATGCCCACGGGCGGCATGTCTATCTGCCCGAACCCATGAAGCTCCTGCGCCTGCGGGCTGTGGACGACTACGATGAAGAGATCCTGCCCGCCGGACACCACTATATCCGCTGTGCGCTGGACGAAGTGCTGTTGTTCCTCCGTCCGGGTCACATCGTTCCCGTGGCACAGCCCGCCAACAACACCTCTGAGCTGGATGATGCCAGCCTGACCCTGTGGAGCTTCCTGCCCGACGGCGAATCTGCGGAGTACCGGATGTACCGGGATGACGGCGTGACAACAGAATATGAGAAGAAAGAGCACTGGAAAACGCTGCAGATCCATCATTCCTGATCGAAGTGTCCCGGAAAGGCAGGATCTCCCCTGCGCAGCATCTTGTATTTTACAGAAAACTGTATTATAATATAGATGTTCTTTACAAATTGCGTTGTGCCGCAAAACGGCACGGCGCATTTTTTACGCTTCAATTTTGGTGCAAGAGTATGAGAGAAGTTTCAAAGGAGGCGGAGCTTTCATGGCACAAATGTCCCAGGCCGGTGATCTGACCAGCGGCCCGATGCTGAAAAAGATCATCCTGTTTTCCCTGCCGCTGGCGGCATCCAGCTTTTTGCAGCTGCTGTTCAATGCTGCCGATGTGGTCGTGGTGGGCCGGTTCGCCGGCAGCGCCGCGCTGGCAGCAGTTGGTTCCAACGGTGCGCTCATCAACCTGCTGGTCAACCTGTTTGTCGGCCTTGCGCTGGGTGCAAATGTTGTGGCTGCCCGCTGCTATGGCGCAAAGGATGACCAGGGCGTGCACGAAGCGGTGCAGACCGCTGTTACCCTGAGCCTTGTGGGCGGCGTGCTGATGGCTTTTGTGGGCTTTTTTGCAGCCCACGGCCTGCTGGAACTGATGTCCAGCCCTGAGGATGTCATTGACCTTGCCACCCTTTACCTGAAGATCTACTTCATCGGAATGCCGATGACCATGCTGTACAACTTCAACGCTTCCCTGCTGCGTGCCGTGGGTGACACCCGCCGCCCGCTGGTCTGTCTGGCGGTGGCAGGTGTCATCAATGTGGTGCTGAACCTGGTGTTCGTCATCGTGTTCCAGATGAGCGTGGCAGGCGTGGCGCTGGCCACCATCCTCAGCCAGACGGTATCCGCCATTATGGTCACGGTGCTGCTGGTCAGGGAAGAGGGTGCCATGCACCTTGACCTGCGGCATCTGGGCATCCACAAGAAAGCCATGCTGCAGATCATCCAGATCGGCCTGCCCGCCGGTCTGCAGAGCACTGTGTTCAGCCTGTCCAACGTGGTGATCCAGTCGGCCATCAATTCCTTTGGCTCCACGGTCGTGGCCGGAAACTCTGCCGCATCCAACCTCGAGGGCTTCATCTACACCGGCATGAATGCCTTTGCGCAGGCGGCCGTGACCTTTACCAGCCAGAACGTGGGTGCCCGCCGGTACGACAACCTCGACCGCGTCATGCGCAACTGCCTGCTCTGCGTCACTGTGGCGGGCCTGTTCCTGGGCTGCGGCGCTTACTTTGGCGGCGAAGTCCTGCTGCACTTCTACTCCACGGATGAAGCCGTGGTGGCCGCCGGCCTGTCCCGGATGCAGATCATCTGCACTGCCTACTTCCTGTGCGGCATAATGGACACTCTGGCCAGCTGCCTGCGCGGACGCGGCTACTCGGTGATCCCCATGATCGTCAGCCTGGTGGGCAGCTGCCTGCTCCGTCTGGTCTGGATCGCAACCATCTTCCGGATGTTCCGCTCCACCGGCACGCTGTACATCAGCTATCCCATCAGCTGGGCCCTGACCGCAGGGGTGCATCTCATCTGCCTGCTGGTCGTGCGCAAAAAGATGAACGATCAGCTGAAGGAAGAGAGCCGCCTGGTCGCATAACAAAAAACGCTCTCCTGTGCTCAGCAGGAGAGCGTTTTTGTTTACAGCATCTTCTTTAACAGATATCGGTCATACCCGCCGTACATCTCACGGCGGTCGGCAATGACAAAACCGCAGGCAAGGGCATTGTTCAGGCTGTATTGATTCTCCGGGCTGACGGTGGCCCCGATGCCCACGATGCCGGGCCGGACAAGGGGCAGCGCAGCTTCCAGCAGCTTCCGCTGCAGGCCGTTGCCCCGCCAGTCCGGGTGGACCACTGCGCTGTCCGCATTGGCCCAGTGCTCCCACTCCTCCCGGGGCACCCCCAGAAAGGCCGCATAGTTGTGTGCGCTCCGGCCGCAGTAGCGCAGGATAAAGTACGCTCCCAGCCGTTCGCCGTCGTATGCCCCGATGCACAGGTCCTCCCTCAGGTAGGCCGTGATATTCTCCAGTGTGTCCGGCACAAACTGCTCCGGGTGGGGCATGGCGGCCCGCACTTCGTTCTGCAAAGCAAAGAATGCAGCGGCATCCGCAGGGCCGCACCGGCGCAGGCGAATGGGAAGCTGTGCAGACCGGCCACACACTTTTTGCAGTATCAGTTCCATTTTGTGAACCCTCCAAAAATAAAATCATACTTTCTGCTGGATTCCAGTATAATTACCATTCAAAATAAAGTCAAATCATGCTATAATGAAAGTAAGAGAATCTGTCCGGCGCAGCTTTTGGGATGCAGGGCAGGTTTTCCCAAGTCCAGGCGGGCACTGCCCCGCCCGCGAACCGGAGGAACAGCCCATGAAAGAATCCAGCTCTTCGTCATCCATCCGCCTGGGCGGTGCGGTCATCAGTGACCGTGTCGTCGCGGCGCTTCTGGAAGAACTGCGCACCGGCCGCTACGCCGATGCCGACCGCCTGCCCGCCGAGGTCGATCTGGCCGCGGAACTCGGTGTCAGCCGTACCGTGATCCGGGACGCGCTGAGCGAGATGGAGCGCGCCGGTTACATCGAGCGCGTGCGCGGCATTGGCACAGTGGTCAACCGCACCGTGCTCGGCCTGCGCAGCCGCCTTGACCAGAAGCTGGAATATTACCCGCTGATCCGCAGCTTTGGCAGCTACCCCCACGCCGATGGCATCCAGATCTATCCCATCCGCGCCGGGGCCGAGCTTGCCCGGGATCTTGCCATTGCACCGGGGGATGAGGTCATCTGCATCAAAAAACGCATCCTGGCCGACACCACCCCGGTCATCTACTCCATCGATTATCTGCCCCGCGCCCTCTTTGGCAGCCGGGACTACACCCGCATCGACCTGAGCGGCGGCGTGTTCGATATCCTGGAGCAGGAATGCAACCAGCAGATCTCCTCGAATGTGGCCCACCTCAAGGCCAGCTGCGGCGACGAGGCCATCCGGGCTGCCATGCGTCTTGCCCCCGGCGAGGCCATGCTGCTGCTGGATGAGATCTGCTTCAACCGTCTGTGCCACCCGGTCATGCGCTCACTGAGTTATTACACAAATTTCTTCGATTTTTCCATTCTACGAAAATTACTTTGACGGAGGTAAAATTCATGCGCCATCTCATCGATCCCTTGGATTTCAGCCAGGAGGAGATCACCTCTCTGCTGGATCTGGCCGACCGCATCCGCTCCGACCCTGCCGCTTATCAGGACGTTGCGGCTCACAAAAAGCTCGCCACCTTGTTCTATGAGCCGTCTACCCGCACCCGCCTTTCCTTTGAGGCGGCCATGCTGAACCTGGGCGGCCATGTACTGGGCTTCCCGAGCGAGACCGTCTCCAGCGCTTCCAAGGGAGAAAGCGTTGCAGATACCATCCGTGTGGTCTCCTGCTATGCTGATATCGTGGCAATGCGCCATCCCAAAGAGGGCGCGCCGTTCCGCGCTTCCCGCTACTCCCGCATCCCGGTCATCAATGCCGGTGACGGCGGCCACCAGCACCCCACCCAGACCATGACCGATCTGATGACCATCCGCACCCGGATGGGTCGGCTGGATAATCTGACCATCGGCCTGTGCGGCGATCTGAAGTTCGGCCGCACCGTCCATTCTCTCATCAAGACCATGGCACGCTGCAAGAACATCCGCTTTGTGCTCATCAGCCCCGAGGAACTGCGGGTGCCCGACTACATCATCAAGGATGTGCTGGAGGCCAACGGCATCGAGTACCGTGAGACCCGGAGCCTGGAGGAATCCATGCCCGAGCTGGATATCCTGTACATGACCCGTGTGCAGAAGGAGCGTTTCTTCAACGAGGAGGATTACATCCGCCTGAAGAACAGCTACATTCTGACCAGCGAAAAGATGGCCCTTGCCAAGCCTGAAATGGCAGTGCTGCATCCCCTGCCCCGCGTGAACGAGATTGCGCTGGATGTGGACAATGACCCCCGTGCTGCCTACTTTGAGCAGGTGCAGAACGGCGTATACATCCGCATGGCACTGATCATGACGCTGCTGGGTCTTGCTGACCCCAAGGCACCGAAGGAGGGCAACTGATATGCTGAATATTGACGAGATCCAGAACGGCATTGTGATCGACCACATCAAGGCAGGCACCGCTGTGGGCCTGATGGAGCTGCTGGGCATCACCGGCAACAAGACCGCCAACGTGGCACTGATCCAGAATGCGCGCTCTCACAAGGCCGACTGCGGCCGCAAGGATATCATCAAGGTTGAGGGGGATGCCTCCTGGCTGAACCTGGACGTGCTGGCCTACCTCGACCCTGACATCAGCGTGACCGTGATTGAAAACGGCAAGGCTGTGCGCAAGGAAAAGCCGAAGCCCCCCAAGCGTCTGGTGAACATTGTGCGGTGCCGCAATCCCCGCTGCATCTCCTCCATTGAAGAGGAATGCGACCAGATCTTTGAGATGAGCTCCAACGGCAAATACCGCTGCATCTACTGTGAGCAGGAGCTGCAGGTGAAGCCGGAATAATCGGTACAAAAGCAAAAGGCAGTGCGTCCCACGCGGCGCACTGCCTTTTTTGTTTGTTACACGAAATCCTCCCGCATCGGAGTGAAGATATCCAGTAGGATGCCCGCTTCCGTGCAGGTGCAGCCATGCTCCACACCGTCCTCCTTCCGGCCCGATCTCAAACAAAAAAAGCCCGACAAAGCTCCCTCCGGCAGCACCGCCCGGCATCCCATTCCCACATACGATGCCGTGCAGGTGCAGTGCATTCAGAAGGTCTCTATCTGCAGCAATCCCCCAAGATCGCCATTCAGAGCTTCGTCAGACTTTTTATTCGTAAAGACGTTCCGGCCCACGCACACACGCCTGCGTTCCCGGATGTTCCTTCCTCTGTCGGCCGCAAACCATACAGCGGGGAGGCGCTCCTGCCTTTAACTTGGTTTCATTGTAGCAGATTCCGATGAAACTTTCACCCCAAATGTCATATTCTGCAGGGTTTCATGTCATAACTTGCGGAGTGGGATGGTGCAGGTAAAGCGGAACCAGCACTCCCGGCAGCTGATGGTATATTCGCCGCCGTATTTTTTCAGCACATCCCGCACGTTCCACAGCCCGAAGCCGTGGCCCGCCCCTTTCTGAGAGATGCGGGGCAGCTGGCCGTCCACGAGGTTCAGGTCCTTTTTCACCCGGTTGCGGACAGAGAGCACCACCTCGTCCTCGCTCTTCCGCATCCGCACATAGACCTCCGGCGGATCAGCCTGCGCGGCGGCCTCAATGGCATTGTTGAGCAAATTGGAGAGCACGATCACAAGATCCGTCTGGCCCATGGGCATATCCCGCAGATCGGGCAGATCAAAATAGACCATAACCCCTTTTCGGCTGGCTTCCTCGTACTTTTTGCTGAGCAGGGCATCCAATAAAGGGTTGTGGGTGTTCATAATGGTGGTATTCGCCGCAATGGTCTTTGTGAGCGTGGAAAGATAGGCCTTTGCGCCCTCGTAATCGCCCTGCTGAAGCAGCAGAGCCAGTGCATCGGTGTGGTTGGTGAACTCATGGGTCAGCCGCCGCTGAGTCTTGTAGGATTCCAGAAGAGCTTCTGCGCTCTTCTTCTGGCGCACAGCCTCCACCATCAGTGTCTGCTGCAGCAGCATCTGGTCGTTGACCATCTGCACGATCCCCAGATGGATCAGCACTGCTATGGTCAGACCAAAGGTCAACATCATATTCATCATGCTGGGCACTTCACTGCCGCCGGATACCATCAGCACGATGTTCAGCACCACAACGATGCCAGGAAAGAAGGACATGACCAACATCTGCAGCGGGGTCAACGCCTGCTCCCGCCGCCAGCGCCGGATAATGTAGGCTGCAAGCAGGCCAGCCCCCACAACAGCAGCAACCAGCAGGAACAGACAGCTGCGGTAGCGCCAGACCTCCCGGACCGGAATGTGCTTACACCAGGCAAAGGTGTAGCTGACTGTATTTTCCGTCAGCAGGCACATAATGCCGTTGACAAGGCAGGCCGAGAGCTTCTGGTTCCAGCTTCCGCCGAAAAAGAGCACCGTGACCAACAGGTAGATGACGTTCAATATTACAGATCCGATATTGAAAAAGCCAATGTCATGCCGGATCGAGGCCGCCAGAAATACTGCTGCCAGCAGGGCTGCCCACAGGCAGGGGAAGCGGAATCTCCTGCCGCGGCCCAGAAATGCATGGTCCACCATGATAAAGGCCGCCCACTGGCCAATGCAGACCAGATGCCCCATCAGAAACCAGAGCATTTCCTTAGTCATCCCCAAACTGCCCCTTCCATTCCAGATAGGTGCTGCGGATCTCAGCATAGCCGTTCCGGCTCACGCCCAGCTTGACCCCATTGCGCAGGGTAACCATATAGCTGCTGATCTGCCGGATGTACTTCATATTGACCACCGCGCTCCGCCCCACCCGCAGAAAGCCGTTCTCAAACAGGGCCTGCGGCAGCTCGTTCAGCTTGCCATAGTAGGAGCACAGGGGCTGATGAGCCACATCTCCGTAAACGTTGATCTTGCGCAGGTCGCTTTCGAGGTAGTAGATGCTGTCGTAGGGCAGCTCAGTCTCGGTGCGGTTCTGCCGGATGGTCAAGGTCTTGGGAGCCCGGTGATCCTGCTCGT contains:
- a CDS encoding glycoside hydrolase family 31 protein, whose amino-acid sequence is MIQRFSFGHPFPTQSVVLSLPAESGPVPFLTPDGTGWRFTLSEQAAVYGLGEMPRGINKRGWHYITNNTDESRHSEDKLSFYGAHNFLLVRDGSTCFGLFVDFPGKVYYDIGYTRHDLFSFHTETPDYDLYLLSGGNENAICKEFRTLIGRSYIPPKWAFGLAQSRWGYKTEEDVREVARQYKEHDLPLDMICMDIEYMQDYADFTVNKERFPDLAKLSADLKAQGIRLVPIIDAGVRIDPNDPTCTEGLEKGYFCTKADGTPFVAAVWPGKAYFADFLRPEVREWFGHKYKALTDCGIEGFWNDMNEPSLFYSPERLRAFLNDMAALREKDNIEQEEFFPRVVGGAMGLMNSPADYASFYHEVDGQKVRHDQVHNLYGGSMTRAAGEAFADLRPGQRTLLYSRSSFIGSHRYGGIWLGDNNSSWAQLLANIQMMPSVQMCGFLYSGADLCGFSSDTTPDLALRWLEFGLLTPLMRNHSAVGTRMQEYYRFPEVLPAVRNMIRLRYALLPYLYSEFMKAALENTSYFRPLAFDYPDDPDAREVEDQLLLGEGLMAAPVYVQNAHGRHVYLPEPMKLLRLRAVDDYDEEILPAGHHYIRCALDEVLLFLRPGHIVPVAQPANNTSELDDASLTLWSFLPDGESAEYRMYRDDGVTTEYEKKEHWKTLQIHHS
- a CDS encoding MATE family efflux transporter; the encoded protein is MAQMSQAGDLTSGPMLKKIILFSLPLAASSFLQLLFNAADVVVVGRFAGSAALAAVGSNGALINLLVNLFVGLALGANVVAARCYGAKDDQGVHEAVQTAVTLSLVGGVLMAFVGFFAAHGLLELMSSPEDVIDLATLYLKIYFIGMPMTMLYNFNASLLRAVGDTRRPLVCLAVAGVINVVLNLVFVIVFQMSVAGVALATILSQTVSAIMVTVLLVREEGAMHLDLRHLGIHKKAMLQIIQIGLPAGLQSTVFSLSNVVIQSAINSFGSTVVAGNSAASNLEGFIYTGMNAFAQAAVTFTSQNVGARRYDNLDRVMRNCLLCVTVAGLFLGCGAYFGGEVLLHFYSTDEAVVAAGLSRMQIICTAYFLCGIMDTLASCLRGRGYSVIPMIVSLVGSCLLRLVWIATIFRMFRSTGTLYISYPISWALTAGVHLICLLVVRKKMNDQLKEESRLVA
- a CDS encoding GNAT family N-acetyltransferase; translated protein: MELILQKVCGRSAQLPIRLRRCGPADAAAFFALQNEVRAAMPHPEQFVPDTLENITAYLREDLCIGAYDGERLGAYFILRYCGRSAHNYAAFLGVPREEWEHWANADSAVVHPDWRGNGLQRKLLEAALPLVRPGIVGIGATVSPENQYSLNNALACGFVIADRREMYGGYDRYLLKKML
- a CDS encoding GntR family transcriptional regulator, with the protein product MKESSSSSSIRLGGAVISDRVVAALLEELRTGRYADADRLPAEVDLAAELGVSRTVIRDALSEMERAGYIERVRGIGTVVNRTVLGLRSRLDQKLEYYPLIRSFGSYPHADGIQIYPIRAGAELARDLAIAPGDEVICIKKRILADTTPVIYSIDYLPRALFGSRDYTRIDLSGGVFDILEQECNQQISSNVAHLKASCGDEAIRAAMRLAPGEAMLLLDEICFNRLCHPVMRSLSYYTNFFDFSILRKLL
- the pyrB gene encoding aspartate carbamoyltransferase, whose translation is MRHLIDPLDFSQEEITSLLDLADRIRSDPAAYQDVAAHKKLATLFYEPSTRTRLSFEAAMLNLGGHVLGFPSETVSSASKGESVADTIRVVSCYADIVAMRHPKEGAPFRASRYSRIPVINAGDGGHQHPTQTMTDLMTIRTRMGRLDNLTIGLCGDLKFGRTVHSLIKTMARCKNIRFVLISPEELRVPDYIIKDVLEANGIEYRETRSLEESMPELDILYMTRVQKERFFNEEDYIRLKNSYILTSEKMALAKPEMAVLHPLPRVNEIALDVDNDPRAAYFEQVQNGVYIRMALIMTLLGLADPKAPKEGN
- a CDS encoding aspartate carbamoyltransferase regulatory subunit is translated as MLNIDEIQNGIVIDHIKAGTAVGLMELLGITGNKTANVALIQNARSHKADCGRKDIIKVEGDASWLNLDVLAYLDPDISVTVIENGKAVRKEKPKPPKRLVNIVRCRNPRCISSIEEECDQIFEMSSNGKYRCIYCEQELQVKPE
- a CDS encoding sensor histidine kinase → MTKEMLWFLMGHLVCIGQWAAFIMVDHAFLGRGRRFRFPCLWAALLAAVFLAASIRHDIGFFNIGSVILNVIYLLVTVLFFGGSWNQKLSACLVNGIMCLLTENTVSYTFAWCKHIPVREVWRYRSCLFLLVAAVVGAGLLAAYIIRRWRREQALTPLQMLVMSFFPGIVVVLNIVLMVSGGSEVPSMMNMMLTFGLTIAVLIHLGIVQMVNDQMLLQQTLMVEAVRQKKSAEALLESYKTQRRLTHEFTNHTDALALLLQQGDYEGAKAYLSTLTKTIAANTTIMNTHNPLLDALLSKKYEEASRKGVMVYFDLPDLRDMPMGQTDLVIVLSNLLNNAIEAAAQADPPEVYVRMRKSEDEVVLSVRNRVKKDLNLVDGQLPRISQKGAGHGFGLWNVRDVLKKYGGEYTISCRECWFRFTCTIPLRKL
- a CDS encoding LytR/AlgR family response regulator transcription factor, with protein sequence MHILICDDDAVFAARVETLVRDFFARRGLQVECTVCHSGEETLARRDLDLYQVALLDVDLDTMNGISLGKQLRQCSPEICLVYVSAYLEFAPEGYTVNAFRYILKRDLDCQLPRCLDAILHEQDHRAPKTLTIRQNRTETELPYDSIYYLESDLRKINVYGDVAHQPLCSYYGKLNELPQALFENGFLRVGRSAVVNMKYIRQISSYMVTLRNGVKLGVSRNGYAEIRSTYLEWKGQFGDD